The genomic window ATTTACTGCCGACATTCTGGTGGAGGGAAACAACATTTCCGGGGAGCCGTTTGTTGCCCTGAATACGAATAGCGGATTGCCCTACGTGAAGGATTATTATGTCCGCTGGGGAAAACCTGTAGGGAAGGATGAGCCTTCCGGCGTGATCCTGCTCACCGTGCGGTTTGAGGATGAGATTTTAGAAAACCATAAGCTGAAGGGGTCGCTCTCGGTAAATCTTTACGTACAGGGGGCTACCAATTACATCATCAATTGGCATTAGCGCACGAAGCTTTTGATTTACAAAAACCGGTATCATTCTGTTGTTAATGCGGCAAGAATCGAAATACCGCTATTATGGTCGCCGGGTTTCCGGGGTATAGTGCGCCTGGAGGTATGCAATAATCTGCTGCGTCTCTTCCTCCGGAATCAATGCCCCGTACGTATCAATCATCTTGACGACCTCGTCTTTCCACGTCGCTGCCGGAAGCGGGGGCTGCATGGTAATGTAGGTGACGCTGTGACACAGATTGCAGTAGCCCTGTAACGCCTCTTTGCCTTCGCCCGGCGCCAGATCAGGGGTATAGAGGGGATATGTCTCCACACGGTAGACCGCATCTAATGTTTGTTTCATAG from Candidatus Brocadia sp. includes these protein-coding regions:
- a CDS encoding cytochrome c; the protein is MKKILSVLTGLLLIIVLNTPLLAKTNLHGLVLSGQYRKGALLSIPQPDAMKQTLDAVYRVETYPLYTPDLAPGEGKEALQGYCNLCHSVTYITMQPPLPAATWKDEVVKMIDTYGALIPEEETQQIIAYLQAHYTPETRRP